One stretch of Streptomyces sp. 135 DNA includes these proteins:
- a CDS encoding PQQ-dependent sugar dehydrogenase, with amino-acid sequence MGTCGARAVYEQEKRCVEGTLIVQRPAVTAVLTAAALVLAVGCSSGGEDAPDNRKSPSERGRQSESPTGKPGAQPPPEKGSAKVTRTLATGLASPWGLAALPGGDLLVSSRDEGTITRVDGTTGKKTELGSVPGVSPGGEGGLMGLALSPSYASDHMVYAYFTTESDNRIARMLYDEKKPAGEQLGAPDTIFKGIPKGMIHNGGRIAFGPDKMLYAGAGETGDTDLAQDKKSLGGKILRLTPDGEPAPGNPFADSPVYSLGHRNVQGLAWDEQKRLWASEFGQDTWDELNEIKAGENYGWPKAEGKAGEEGFRDPLAQWKTSEASPSGIAYAEGSVWMAGLRGERLWRIPVRDVEGEPKPQSFLKGEYGRLRTVLAAGGDKLWLVTNETDSRGTPEKGDDKILEVEVK; translated from the coding sequence ATGGGAACCTGCGGGGCCCGAGCGGTGTATGAACAGGAGAAGCGCTGCGTCGAAGGGACCCTGATCGTGCAACGACCTGCTGTTACGGCCGTGTTGACTGCCGCCGCCCTCGTCCTCGCGGTCGGGTGCTCGTCGGGAGGTGAGGACGCGCCGGACAACCGCAAGAGCCCCTCCGAACGGGGGAGGCAGAGCGAGTCCCCCACCGGAAAGCCGGGCGCCCAGCCCCCACCGGAGAAGGGCTCGGCGAAGGTCACCCGCACCCTCGCCACGGGCCTCGCCTCCCCATGGGGCCTCGCCGCGCTGCCCGGCGGGGACCTCCTGGTCTCCTCGCGCGACGAGGGGACGATCACCCGGGTGGACGGCACGACGGGCAAGAAGACGGAGCTCGGCTCGGTGCCCGGCGTCTCCCCCGGCGGCGAGGGCGGCCTGATGGGCCTCGCGCTCTCCCCGTCCTACGCCTCGGACCACATGGTGTACGCGTACTTCACGACGGAGTCCGACAACCGCATCGCCCGCATGCTGTACGACGAGAAGAAGCCCGCGGGCGAGCAGCTGGGCGCGCCCGACACGATCTTCAAGGGCATCCCGAAGGGCATGATCCACAACGGCGGCCGGATCGCCTTCGGCCCGGACAAAATGTTGTACGCGGGCGCGGGCGAGACGGGTGACACGGACCTGGCGCAGGACAAGAAGTCGCTGGGCGGCAAGATCCTGCGCCTGACCCCGGACGGCGAGCCCGCTCCCGGCAACCCCTTCGCCGACTCCCCCGTCTACTCCCTGGGCCACCGCAACGTGCAGGGCCTCGCCTGGGACGAGCAGAAGCGGCTGTGGGCCTCCGAGTTCGGCCAGGACACCTGGGACGAGCTGAACGAGATCAAGGCCGGGGAGAACTACGGCTGGCCCAAGGCCGAAGGCAAGGCCGGCGAGGAGGGCTTCCGCGACCCGCTCGCCCAGTGGAAGACCTCCGAGGCCTCACCGAGCGGCATCGCCTACGCCGAGGGCTCGGTCTGGATGGCGGGCCTGCGGGGTGAGCGGTTGTGGCGCATCCCGGTGAGGGACGTGGAGGGCGAGCCGAAGCCCCAGTCGTTCCTCAAGGGTGAGTACGGCAGGCTGCGCACGGTCCTCGCGGCGGGCGGCGACAAGCTCTGGCTGGTGACGAACGAGACGGACTCTCGGGGCACACCGGAGAAGGGCGACGACAAGATCCTGGAGGTGGAGGTGAAGTGA
- a CDS encoding aldo/keto reductase, whose product MERRTIGAGALEVGAVGLGCMPMSWAYTGSQQRGDASMRTVHAALDATGAAGPGVTLLDTADMYGPFTNELLIGRVLKERRAEAFVSTKCGLLVGEQHIVANGRPGYVKRACDASLRRLQTETIDLYQLHRADPEVPIEETWGAMAELVAAGKVRALGLCAVGARSHRRPAPGRPGAGLHDVTIRQLERVQQVFPVSAVEAELSVWSPEALEALLPWCVARGVGFLAAMPLGNGFLTGTLTPGQGFEPDDLRARHPRFTAEMMAANQPLVVGLRRVAERHGATPAQVALAWVLAQGRHVVPIPGAKRERWAVENAGAAGVRLTGTDLAEIAALPAALGSWD is encoded by the coding sequence GTGGAGCGCAGGACGATCGGCGCGGGGGCGCTCGAAGTGGGCGCCGTCGGCCTCGGCTGCATGCCGATGAGCTGGGCGTACACCGGCTCACAGCAGCGCGGCGACGCGTCGATGCGCACCGTGCACGCCGCACTGGACGCCACGGGTGCCGCCGGTCCGGGGGTGACGCTCCTCGACACCGCGGACATGTACGGCCCCTTCACCAATGAGCTGTTGATCGGCCGGGTGCTGAAGGAGCGGCGTGCGGAGGCGTTCGTGTCGACGAAGTGCGGGCTGCTCGTGGGCGAGCAGCACATCGTCGCCAACGGCCGCCCCGGCTATGTGAAGCGGGCCTGCGACGCGTCGCTGCGGCGGCTCCAGACCGAGACCATCGACCTGTACCAGCTGCACCGCGCGGACCCCGAGGTGCCCATCGAGGAGACATGGGGTGCGATGGCCGAGCTCGTCGCCGCGGGGAAGGTGCGGGCCCTCGGGCTGTGCGCGGTGGGAGCGCGCTCGCATCGGCGTCCGGCGCCGGGGCGGCCGGGGGCCGGGCTGCACGATGTGACGATCCGCCAGCTGGAGCGGGTGCAGCAGGTCTTTCCGGTGAGCGCGGTGGAGGCCGAGTTGTCGGTGTGGTCGCCCGAGGCGCTGGAGGCGCTGCTGCCGTGGTGTGTGGCGCGCGGGGTGGGGTTCCTCGCGGCGATGCCGCTGGGGAACGGTTTCCTGACGGGGACGCTGACGCCCGGTCAGGGCTTCGAGCCGGACGACCTGCGGGCCCGGCATCCGCGCTTCACCGCCGAGATGATGGCCGCCAATCAGCCGCTGGTGGTGGGGTTGCGCCGGGTGGCGGAGCGGCACGGGGCGACGCCGGCGCAGGTCGCGCTGGCGTGGGTGCTCGCCCAGGGCCGGCATGTCGTGCCGATCCCCGGGGCCAAGCGGGAGCGCTGGGCGGTGGAGAACGCCGGGGCGGCGGGGGTGCGGCTGACCGGCACGGACCTGGCGGAGATCGCGGCGCTGCCGGCGGCGCTGGGGTCGTGGGACTGA
- a CDS encoding MMPL family transporter, producing MAALARWCVRHRLLAVLLWLIALGGATTAAAVAGSAYSNDYEVPGTESGRATQLLDRGFHGLGGDSDTVVWHTGPGGTVRAADVERTMSDTLDGIAALPAVASVASPYDSQGASQISRDGRTAYATVTFREQADDIDKADAQRVVDTAKAAESDGLEVELGGTAIGLTESKSAQVAEVVGIAVAAVVLFLAFGSLAASALPIATALVSVGTAYAGIVLLGHVMTVADFAPMLGTLIGLGVGIDYALFIVTRHRKGLKRGLPVAVAAERAVATTGRAVVFAGATVCIALFGMLILRLGFLNGVAIAASLTVVLTVAASVTLLPALLSWIGPRALSRRERRRLAEHGPAPELPTGLAARWAAFVERHPKLLGGIAVLVMAVLALPTFALHLGTSDQGNNPASATTRQAYDLLADGFGPGVNGPLTLVTEVYGAGDRNALNDLGTTLRSTEGVASVSPATYDEGGRTAFLTVVPDSAPQAKETSDLVDRLRDDVLPGAEAGSSLDVAVGGVTASYDDFAEIIVGKLPLFVGVVIALGCVLLLLAFRSVGIPLKAAVMNVAAVASAFGVVVAIFQWGWGSELLGLGAAGPIEPFLPVIMVSVLFGLSMDYQVFLVSRMYEEWLETGDNRRAVRVGLAETSRVINSAAVIMISVFLAFVLSGDRVIAMFGIALAAAVALDAFVLRTLLVPALMHMLGGANWWLPRSLDRFLPRISIEPPESRSNERHDRASIPGQCGRQEPHEDVSQPEERERDVRDIAGRGR from the coding sequence GTGGCAGCACTCGCACGGTGGTGTGTCAGGCACCGTCTTCTCGCCGTCCTGCTCTGGCTCATAGCCCTCGGCGGCGCCACGACCGCCGCCGCCGTCGCCGGATCCGCGTACTCGAACGACTACGAGGTCCCCGGCACCGAGTCCGGCCGCGCCACCCAGCTCCTGGACCGGGGCTTCCACGGCCTCGGCGGCGACAGCGACACCGTCGTCTGGCACACCGGCCCCGGCGGCACCGTCCGCGCGGCCGACGTCGAGCGGACCATGTCCGACACCCTGGACGGCATCGCCGCACTGCCCGCCGTGGCCTCCGTGGCGAGCCCCTACGACAGCCAGGGCGCGAGCCAGATCAGCCGGGACGGCCGCACCGCCTACGCCACCGTCACCTTCCGCGAGCAGGCCGACGACATCGACAAGGCCGACGCCCAGCGGGTCGTCGACACGGCCAAGGCCGCCGAGTCCGACGGCCTGGAGGTCGAGCTCGGCGGTACCGCCATCGGCCTCACCGAGTCCAAGAGCGCCCAGGTCGCCGAGGTCGTCGGAATCGCCGTCGCCGCCGTCGTGCTCTTCCTGGCCTTCGGCTCGCTCGCCGCTTCCGCCCTGCCCATAGCCACCGCGCTGGTCTCCGTCGGCACCGCGTACGCCGGCATAGTCCTGCTCGGCCATGTGATGACCGTCGCCGACTTCGCCCCGATGCTGGGCACGCTGATCGGCCTCGGCGTCGGCATCGACTACGCCCTGTTCATCGTGACCAGGCACCGCAAGGGCCTCAAACGCGGCCTGCCCGTGGCCGTCGCCGCCGAGCGCGCCGTCGCCACCACCGGGCGCGCCGTCGTCTTCGCGGGCGCCACCGTCTGCATCGCCCTGTTCGGCATGCTCATCCTGCGGCTCGGCTTCCTCAACGGCGTCGCGATCGCCGCCTCGCTGACCGTCGTCCTCACCGTCGCCGCCTCCGTCACGCTGCTGCCCGCCCTGCTCTCCTGGATCGGGCCGCGCGCCCTGAGCCGCCGCGAACGACGCAGGCTCGCCGAGCACGGGCCGGCTCCGGAGCTGCCGACCGGGCTCGCCGCCCGCTGGGCCGCCTTCGTCGAACGCCACCCCAAGCTCCTCGGTGGCATCGCGGTCCTGGTCATGGCCGTGCTCGCGCTGCCCACCTTCGCCCTCCACCTCGGCACCTCCGACCAGGGCAACAACCCCGCGTCCGCCACCACCCGGCAGGCCTACGACCTGCTCGCCGACGGCTTCGGGCCGGGCGTGAACGGCCCCCTGACGCTGGTCACCGAGGTCTACGGCGCAGGCGACCGCAACGCCCTGAACGACCTCGGCACGACGCTGAGGTCGACAGAGGGCGTCGCCTCCGTCAGCCCGGCGACGTACGACGAAGGCGGCCGCACGGCCTTCCTCACCGTCGTCCCCGACTCGGCCCCGCAGGCGAAGGAGACCAGCGACCTCGTCGACCGGCTGCGCGACGACGTCCTGCCCGGCGCCGAGGCGGGCAGCTCCCTGGACGTGGCGGTCGGCGGCGTCACCGCGAGCTACGACGACTTCGCGGAGATCATCGTCGGGAAGCTGCCGCTCTTCGTGGGCGTCGTCATCGCGCTCGGCTGCGTCCTGCTCCTGCTCGCCTTCCGCTCGGTCGGCATCCCGCTCAAGGCCGCCGTGATGAACGTCGCCGCCGTCGCCTCCGCGTTCGGGGTCGTCGTCGCGATCTTCCAATGGGGCTGGGGGAGCGAACTGCTCGGACTCGGCGCGGCCGGGCCGATAGAGCCCTTCCTGCCGGTGATCATGGTGTCCGTCCTCTTCGGACTCTCCATGGACTACCAGGTGTTCCTGGTCAGCCGGATGTACGAGGAGTGGCTGGAGACCGGTGACAACCGGCGGGCCGTCCGCGTCGGCCTCGCCGAGACGAGCCGTGTGATCAACTCCGCGGCCGTCATCATGATCTCGGTCTTCCTGGCCTTCGTCCTCAGCGGCGACCGCGTCATCGCGATGTTCGGCATCGCCCTCGCGGCGGCCGTGGCCCTCGACGCCTTCGTCCTGCGGACCCTGCTCGTCCCCGCCCTCATGCACATGCTCGGCGGCGCCAACTGGTGGCTGCCGCGGAGCCTGGACCGGTTCCTGCCGCGCATCAGCATCGAGCCGCCCGAATCTCGTTCGAACGAGCGCCACGACCGTGCGAGTATCCCCGGGCAGTGCGGAAGGCAGGAGCCGCACGAGGACGTGAGTCAACCTGAGGAACGGGAGCGGGATGTTCGCGATATCGCTGGACGAGGGCGCTGA
- a CDS encoding LuxR family transcriptional regulator gives MLADVETRSVSPVFVGRADELGVLNEALARATGTPLEGAGGPGTGEPQALLLGGEAGVGKTRLVEEFTEAARKQGAVVALGGCVEIGADGLPFAPFSTALRALRRQLPDELAAAAEGQEEELARILPELAGAATYGNGHGYGAASRSDEQDVARLFELTARLLERLSRDRTVVVILEDLHWADASTRHLLAYLFRTLRGGRLVLLATYRADDIHRRHPLRPLLAELDRLRTVRRIELGRFSKDEVARQMAGILAAEPEQALVDDIFDRSDGNAFFVEELAVASHGGSCASLTDSLRDLLLVRVEELPEDTQRVARIVAEGGSTVEYQLLAEVAGLGEDELIEALRAAVGANILLASPEGDGYRFRHSLVREAVSDDLLPGERSRINRRFAEALEADPSLVAADQRAARLATYWYYAHDAAKALPAVLRASVEARRRHAYAEQLRLLERAMELWDDAPDGVREQLRPADYVEGYPACGCDPATTPLHFLDLMAEATVAGRLCGERERALKITKRALRLLEGENDPLRSAWFWVSRSRLVSTLGRGDGWDEIARAQELMRGLPPSEVHADVLVHRASWGMLHDPGPETLAAAERAVEYARMVKSGTIELNARLTRGNLLIEAGDPETGLAEMYEVRDRVVEQGLVTDLSRAHINLPSALEGVGRSAESVKVAMEGIEFCRKYGLMDTEGWVWANAAESLLSLGRWDEAVEAVAQTHRCVQSSKPRGSAAQCSARLALFRGDHDAATRHLQAAYHHYGTHDPQPQYILPLARISLGIAAAEGRILDGRAEVERGLASGLPFGTYKYGWPLLLSAAAMEADARGLPAAEPGRPAAIERIRRVTKSLATPIPLWRAYDEWTRAELLRAEGRDGPADWAAVVAAVEPLERPYDLAHVRLRLAEALLATDGTDRDGAARLLRQASEVAERLGARPLTESITGLAQRARLTLNPAEATRAPAAPADPAEALGLTSRERDVLRLVAVGRSNRQIAEELFISPKTASVHVSNILAKLSVTGRGEAAALAHRLRLFPPGRETTASQEAAT, from the coding sequence ATGCTCGCGGACGTGGAGACCAGGTCCGTCAGCCCGGTGTTCGTCGGCCGCGCCGACGAGTTGGGCGTACTGAACGAAGCGCTCGCCCGCGCCACGGGCACCCCGCTCGAAGGAGCCGGGGGCCCCGGCACGGGCGAGCCGCAGGCGTTGCTGCTCGGCGGTGAGGCGGGCGTCGGCAAGACCCGCCTCGTCGAGGAGTTCACCGAGGCCGCCCGGAAGCAGGGCGCCGTCGTCGCGCTCGGCGGCTGCGTGGAGATCGGGGCCGACGGCCTGCCGTTCGCCCCCTTCTCCACCGCCCTGCGCGCCCTGCGCCGACAGCTTCCGGACGAACTGGCCGCCGCGGCCGAGGGCCAGGAGGAGGAACTCGCCCGGATCCTGCCCGAACTGGCCGGCGCCGCCACCTACGGAAACGGCCACGGATACGGCGCCGCCAGCAGGTCCGACGAGCAGGACGTGGCCCGCCTGTTCGAGCTGACCGCCCGCCTCCTGGAGCGGCTCTCCCGTGACCGCACGGTCGTCGTCATCCTGGAGGACCTGCACTGGGCCGACGCCTCGACCCGCCATCTCCTCGCCTATCTCTTCCGCACCCTGCGCGGCGGCCGCCTCGTCCTGCTCGCCACCTACCGCGCCGACGACATCCACCGCCGCCACCCGCTGCGCCCCCTCCTCGCCGAGCTGGACCGGCTGCGCACGGTGCGCCGCATCGAGCTCGGCCGCTTCAGCAAGGACGAAGTCGCCCGCCAGATGGCCGGAATACTCGCGGCCGAACCCGAACAGGCCCTGGTCGACGACATATTCGACCGCTCCGACGGCAACGCCTTCTTCGTCGAGGAACTCGCCGTCGCCTCCCACGGCGGCAGCTGCGCGAGCCTGACGGACTCCCTGCGCGACCTCCTCCTGGTCCGTGTCGAGGAACTGCCCGAGGACACCCAGCGGGTGGCCCGGATCGTCGCCGAGGGCGGCTCCACCGTCGAGTACCAACTGCTCGCCGAGGTCGCCGGGCTCGGCGAGGACGAGCTGATCGAAGCCCTGCGGGCCGCCGTCGGCGCGAACATCCTGCTCGCCTCGCCCGAAGGCGACGGCTACCGCTTCCGGCACTCCCTGGTCCGCGAGGCCGTCAGCGACGACCTGCTGCCCGGCGAACGCTCCCGCATCAACCGCCGCTTCGCCGAGGCCCTGGAGGCCGACCCCTCGCTCGTCGCCGCCGACCAGCGCGCCGCCCGCCTCGCCACCTACTGGTACTACGCGCACGACGCCGCCAAGGCCCTGCCCGCCGTCCTGCGCGCCTCCGTCGAGGCCCGCCGCCGGCACGCCTACGCCGAGCAACTGCGCCTCCTCGAACGGGCGATGGAGCTGTGGGACGACGCCCCCGACGGCGTACGCGAGCAACTCCGCCCCGCCGACTACGTCGAGGGCTACCCCGCCTGCGGCTGCGACCCCGCCACCACCCCGCTGCACTTCCTGGACCTGATGGCCGAGGCCACCGTCGCCGGACGCCTCTGCGGCGAACGCGAGCGCGCCCTGAAGATCACCAAGCGCGCCCTGCGCCTCCTGGAGGGCGAGAACGACCCCCTGCGCTCCGCCTGGTTCTGGGTCTCGCGCTCCCGCCTCGTCTCCACCCTCGGCCGCGGCGACGGCTGGGACGAGATCGCGCGGGCCCAGGAGCTGATGCGCGGCCTGCCGCCCTCCGAGGTGCACGCCGACGTCCTCGTCCACCGCGCCTCCTGGGGCATGCTGCACGACCCGGGCCCGGAGACCCTGGCCGCCGCCGAACGGGCCGTCGAGTACGCCCGCATGGTCAAGTCCGGCACCATCGAACTCAACGCCCGCCTCACCCGTGGCAACCTCCTCATCGAAGCGGGCGACCCGGAGACCGGCCTCGCCGAGATGTACGAGGTCAGGGACCGCGTCGTCGAGCAGGGACTGGTCACCGACCTCAGCCGCGCCCACATCAACCTCCCCTCCGCCCTCGAAGGCGTCGGCCGCTCCGCCGAATCCGTCAAGGTCGCGATGGAGGGCATCGAGTTCTGCCGGAAGTACGGCCTGATGGACACCGAGGGCTGGGTGTGGGCCAACGCCGCCGAGTCCCTCCTGTCCCTCGGCCGCTGGGACGAGGCCGTCGAAGCCGTCGCCCAGACCCACCGCTGCGTGCAGAGCTCCAAGCCCCGGGGGTCCGCCGCCCAGTGCTCCGCACGCTTGGCGCTCTTCCGCGGCGACCACGACGCCGCGACCCGCCACCTCCAGGCCGCCTATCACCACTACGGCACCCACGACCCGCAGCCGCAGTACATCCTGCCGCTCGCCCGCATCTCCCTCGGGATCGCGGCGGCCGAGGGCCGCATCCTCGACGGCCGCGCCGAGGTCGAACGCGGTCTGGCATCGGGCCTCCCTTTCGGCACCTACAAGTACGGCTGGCCGCTCCTCCTGTCCGCCGCCGCGATGGAGGCCGACGCCCGCGGCCTGCCCGCCGCCGAGCCGGGCCGCCCCGCCGCCATCGAACGCATCCGCCGGGTCACCAAATCCCTCGCCACCCCCATCCCGCTCTGGCGCGCCTACGACGAGTGGACCCGCGCCGAACTGCTGCGCGCCGAGGGCCGCGACGGCCCCGCCGACTGGGCCGCCGTGGTCGCCGCCGTCGAACCCCTGGAGAGGCCCTACGACCTCGCCCACGTCCGCCTGCGCCTGGCCGAAGCGCTCCTGGCCACGGATGGCACCGACCGCGACGGCGCCGCCCGACTGCTGCGCCAAGCGTCCGAGGTGGCCGAACGGCTCGGCGCACGGCCGCTCACCGAGTCGATCACCGGGCTGGCCCAGCGCGCCCGCCTCACCCTGAACCCCGCCGAGGCCACCCGCGCCCCCGCCGCCCCGGCCGACCCCGCCGAGGCGCTCGGTCTGACCAGCCGGGAGCGGGACGTCCTGCGCCTGGTGGCCGTGGGCCGCAGCAACCGCCAGATCGCCGAGGAGCTCTTCATCTCCCCGAAGACGGCGAGCGTCCACGTCTCCAACATCCTCGCCAAGCTGTCCGTCACCGGCCGCGGCGAGGCCGCCGCGCTCGCCCACCGGCTGCGGCTGTTCCCACCGGGCCGAGAGACCACCGCGAGTCAGGAGGCCGCCACCTAG
- a CDS encoding DUF6191 domain-containing protein, with protein MFNAIEALFAPGRKHTDDEQKRLEMTRVDLADGDPGRGPIDLSSGKVVVRPPVPSPRADETPDPAGTPDSDEQAVARG; from the coding sequence GTGTTCAACGCGATCGAGGCGCTCTTCGCGCCGGGGCGCAAGCACACCGACGACGAGCAGAAGCGTCTGGAGATGACCCGCGTCGACCTCGCCGACGGTGACCCCGGGCGCGGACCGATCGACCTGTCATCGGGCAAGGTGGTCGTACGCCCACCCGTCCCCTCGCCCCGCGCGGACGAGACGCCGGACCCCGCCGGGACGCCGGACTCCGACGAGCAGGCGGTCGCGCGCGGCTGA
- a CDS encoding phospholipase C, phosphocholine-specific: protein MTPEISRRRLMAIGGGALGAAAAGSFLPPSLQEALAHEPPRGGGLDSIEHVVILMQENRSFDHYFGSLRGVRGFGDRNVIRLPSGKSVFEQPDALRTVLPFPVREAARTQKKDLQYIGDLDHSWSGGAKAWHDGWMDGWITAKTAATMAYYTREDIPLHYELADTFTVCDAYHSSIHTSTSPNRNHLWSGKTGHEANGKRAVGNDAYAEGTHPGYGWGTYAERLEKAGVSWRTYTEWENFTDNQIEFFTTFKAIARKALAKTGLTFMEAFYAKVRDAKDEAERAKLLATLDEGVATLTKHERSLFERGLRRVPTGKLAEEFAKDVAGGKLAKVTYLVPSAVDSEHPSVSSPIHSATIVYKILDALASHPEVWRRTAVFINYDENDGFFDHVPPPVPGGDSAEEREERWEGRPTGLGARVPMLVVSPWTVGGYVCSEVFDHTSVVRFLEKWTGVEEPNISAWRRKVTGDLTGAFDFRRGHRQPDVERPGPIPVFSGRWRPQPPLKQSMPVQEPGVRRARPLPYQPDADVRPAEDGTLTVRLRNGGRSSAHFALYPYAGEFTIPRHQDVVRKGSWTVPVPGDAYDFTVTGPNGFRREFEGGAPGKGGKDGGARLASAITRREIHLTLANRGRGELVFTVKPLGYVDESDVRRRTRTVRVKAGSSRTVAWRTDDEHGWYDVEITTDRDSAFRRRLMGHIENGRASVSG, encoded by the coding sequence GTGACTCCGGAGATTTCGCGCAGACGCCTGATGGCGATCGGCGGCGGCGCGCTCGGCGCGGCCGCCGCCGGCTCCTTCCTGCCACCGTCGTTGCAGGAGGCGCTCGCGCACGAGCCGCCGCGTGGCGGCGGTCTCGACTCGATCGAGCACGTCGTGATCCTCATGCAGGAGAACCGGTCCTTCGACCACTACTTCGGATCCCTGCGGGGCGTGCGCGGCTTCGGCGACCGCAACGTCATCCGGCTGCCGAGCGGCAAGTCCGTGTTCGAGCAGCCCGACGCCCTGCGCACCGTCCTGCCCTTCCCCGTGCGGGAGGCCGCAAGGACGCAGAAGAAGGACCTCCAGTACATCGGCGACCTCGACCACTCCTGGAGCGGCGGCGCCAAGGCCTGGCACGACGGCTGGATGGACGGCTGGATCACCGCCAAGACCGCGGCGACCATGGCGTACTACACGCGCGAGGACATACCGCTGCACTACGAACTCGCCGACACCTTCACCGTCTGCGACGCCTACCACTCCTCCATCCACACCTCCACCAGCCCCAACCGCAACCACCTGTGGAGCGGGAAGACGGGCCACGAGGCGAACGGCAAGCGGGCCGTCGGCAACGACGCGTACGCCGAGGGCACCCACCCCGGCTACGGCTGGGGGACGTACGCCGAGCGCCTGGAGAAGGCGGGCGTGAGCTGGCGTACGTACACGGAGTGGGAGAACTTCACCGACAACCAGATCGAGTTCTTCACCACCTTCAAGGCCATCGCCCGCAAGGCCCTGGCCAAGACCGGCCTCACCTTCATGGAGGCCTTCTACGCCAAGGTGCGCGACGCCAAGGACGAGGCCGAGCGCGCCAAGCTGCTCGCCACCCTGGACGAGGGCGTCGCCACGCTGACCAAGCACGAGCGGTCGCTGTTCGAGCGCGGCCTGCGGCGCGTGCCGACCGGCAAGCTGGCCGAGGAGTTCGCCAAGGACGTCGCGGGCGGCAAGCTCGCGAAGGTCACCTATCTGGTGCCCTCAGCGGTGGACTCCGAGCACCCCAGCGTCTCGTCGCCGATCCACAGCGCGACCATCGTCTACAAGATCCTCGACGCGCTCGCCTCGCACCCCGAGGTGTGGCGCCGCACCGCCGTCTTCATCAACTACGACGAGAACGACGGCTTCTTCGACCACGTGCCGCCGCCCGTCCCCGGCGGCGACTCGGCCGAGGAGCGGGAGGAGCGCTGGGAGGGCAGGCCGACCGGGCTGGGCGCGCGCGTGCCGATGCTCGTCGTCTCGCCGTGGACCGTCGGCGGCTACGTCTGCTCCGAGGTCTTCGACCACACCTCCGTCGTGCGCTTCCTGGAGAAGTGGACCGGCGTCGAGGAACCCAACATCAGTGCCTGGCGCCGCAAGGTCACCGGCGACCTCACCGGCGCCTTCGACTTCCGGCGCGGCCACCGGCAGCCCGACGTCGAGCGGCCGGGACCGATCCCGGTGTTCAGCGGACGCTGGAGGCCCCAGCCGCCCCTGAAGCAGTCCATGCCGGTGCAGGAGCCGGGCGTCCGGCGTGCCCGCCCGCTGCCGTACCAGCCCGACGCCGACGTGCGGCCCGCCGAGGACGGCACGCTCACGGTGCGGCTGCGCAACGGCGGCCGCTCCAGCGCGCACTTCGCCCTCTACCCCTACGCCGGTGAGTTCACGATCCCCCGGCACCAGGACGTCGTCCGCAAGGGCTCCTGGACCGTGCCGGTGCCCGGCGACGCGTACGACTTCACCGTCACCGGGCCCAACGGCTTCCGGCGGGAGTTCGAGGGCGGCGCACCGGGCAAGGGCGGCAAGGACGGCGGCGCGCGGCTCGCCTCCGCGATCACCCGCCGCGAGATCCACCTCACCCTCGCCAATCGCGGCCGAGGGGAGCTCGTCTTCACGGTCAAGCCGCTCGGATACGTGGACGAGTCCGACGTCAGGCGCCGGACGCGCACCGTCCGCGTCAAGGCGGGCAGCAGCCGCACCGTCGCCTGGCGGACCGACGACGAGCACGGCTGGTACGACGTCGAGATCACGACGGACCGCGACAGCGCGTTCCGTCGCCGCCTCATGGGCCACATCGAGAACGGCCGCGCGAGCGTCTCGGGCTGA
- a CDS encoding GNAT family protein, which produces MFAISLDEGAELRPIEPWQAQEFLGHIERAREYAGAWVPFTVTVKDLETARGFLQSYADKQASDTGRLYGIWLEGALVGGVLFRIFDTGSDSCEIGVWLQPSAAGRGLVNKASRILIDWAVEERGMHRVEWLVSSRNERSKAAAERLGFTRDGVLRESFPWQGVRHDMEVWSVLAPEWRAGREAADGVR; this is translated from the coding sequence ATGTTCGCGATATCGCTGGACGAGGGCGCTGAGCTGCGGCCGATCGAGCCGTGGCAGGCGCAGGAATTTCTCGGACACATCGAGCGCGCGCGGGAGTACGCGGGCGCGTGGGTGCCCTTCACCGTGACGGTGAAGGACCTGGAGACGGCGCGCGGTTTCCTCCAGTCGTACGCCGACAAGCAGGCCTCCGACACCGGGCGCCTCTACGGCATCTGGCTGGAGGGCGCCCTGGTCGGCGGCGTCCTCTTCCGGATCTTCGACACAGGCTCCGACAGCTGCGAGATCGGCGTGTGGCTGCAGCCGTCGGCCGCCGGGCGCGGCCTGGTGAACAAGGCCTCGCGGATCCTCATCGACTGGGCGGTCGAAGAGCGCGGCATGCACCGCGTGGAGTGGCTGGTGTCGTCCCGCAACGAACGCAGCAAGGCCGCCGCGGAGCGCCTCGGATTCACCAGGGACGGTGTGCTGCGGGAGAGCTTCCCCTGGCAGGGGGTGCGGCACGACATGGAGGTGTGGTCCGTGCTCGCGCCGGAGTGGCGGGCGGGGCGGGAGGCCGCGGACGGCGTTCGTTAA